The DNA window CCTGCAGGGCCTGGGCCTGGGCCTCCTGCTCCCGGGAGCGGGCAAAGTGCTCGTACGCGAAGCACAGCGCCGCCACGATGAAGTACGTAAAATAGTCGGCGATCAGGCGCCGCACGAGAAAGACGGCAAGCTGCCACCCGCCGATGCCGTAGGGGTCGATCGCCCGGAAGTCGAACGACGTCGTGAAGTTGGGGTAGATGCCCTCGCGGGTAAGCGTGGCGACGGCAAAGATGCCCCGTTCGATGGCCACGTGGACGACGGCGATGGGCACCCCAATTGCCAGCATCCACCCCACGCCGTGCTTCAGGCCGGCCCGCACGTCGGCCCAGCGGAAGAGCGCGAGCACCACGGGCACGAGCAGGACCCAGAGGTGCAGGCGCGTCCAGAGCCCGACGGCGAACGTGAAGAACGCAAACGGCACGCGCCCCCACAGTTGTGGGCCGGGGGTCGCCCGGAACCACTCGACGAGCCAGGGCCCGGCCCCTTCGATGAGGAGGAGGGCCCCCAGAAGCGCCACGGTGCCGTACTGCAGGTAGCGCCGCGTGAACCGGCGAAGGGCGGACAGCTCCGAGGCGGCCGGCGCGGCCATGGCGGATCCCGGCGGGTGAGCAGCGTCTGGAGATGGGCCTGTGCTCCGGGAGCGACCTCGCCCGCGGTTCGGCCCTGCAGATGGAAGGGCCCCTGATGCATGCAGACCAAGGAGCGGAGGGGGAGGGATTCGAACCCCCGGGGCCTCGCGGCCCGCCGGTTTTCAAGACCGGTGCATTCGACCAGGCTCTGCCACCCCTCCGAGGACGCGTGGTTGCGCTTGTGCTTTCACATGGGCCTCGGGGGACGGTTTCAATCGGGGCTTGAATTGGGCGTGGGGACACGGATGCCGCGTGGAGCACGGCCGTCTGGGCACTTCACGACAGGGCCTTGCTACTCGAGACGAAGGAGCCACGCCCCCGACGGCAGCATCTCCGCCCGCTCCCTGAGGACCTGCTGGGCCGCCTCCGTCCCCTCAAACGGCCCGATTACCACCCGGTGCCGCCGTACGCCCCGATCGCTCTCGGCCCCGCGCACCTCCACACGCAGCGGCTCCGGAAGCCGTTCGCGATACCGGCGGGCCACAGGTGCCGCCTGCCCTTCCTCGCTCATGGAGGCGACGACGATCCCCCACCGCTCCTGCGCGGACGTGTCGGCCGGAGGGACAGCCGGGGGACCCGTCCCCGAGGAATCGGCGGAATTCTGTGCCGCTGCGGCCGCCCCGCTCGTGTCCGCCCCGGCGGGCCGGGCCACCCGGACCGTCACCGTTCGGGTGTCGTCTCCGTCCGGGTTGGACACCCGGAGCCGTGCGGTGTACGTGCCCGGGGTCTCGTAGGTGTGGGTGGGAGACGCCGCCTCCGCGCTTGCGCCGTCCCCAAACCGCCACTCGTACGCAATCGGATTGCCTCCCGTGGCCGCCGCACTAAACTGCACCGCCGCCCCCGCGGCCGCCGGCTCCGGTGTGGCGCGGGCCGTCGCAATCTGAGGGGGCTCCGGGGGCGGCTCGGCCACGACGGCCGTGGACGCCTCCGCCGTTCCGGCCCTGTTGCGGGCCGAGAAGGAGACGACGTACCGCCCGGGCCGGTCGTAGGCATGCGTCGCCGTTCGCCCGGTCGCGGTCGCGCCATCGCCGAAGTCCCACTGGTAGTCCAGGGGCCGGTCGGCCGCCTCCTCGTTGACGGTCGCCGCGAACGTCACCGACGTGCCGGTGTCCAGCGTATCCGGCCCCTCCAGTCGGATGATCCGCGGCGGGGTCGGGGCCGTGAGGTGTACCTTCAGCCCGATTCCGAGAAGCTGACCGGTCACGTCGAACCGGGTCCCGGCGTCGGATCCGTCCACGGCCCCACTCGGAACGGTCAGGTTGACACGCGACTCCACGTAGAGCGAGGCCGCCCGCCCCAGCCGGATGTCCACGCCGCCGCCCACGGAGGGGCCGGCTCCGATGCGCGTTGGAGGACGGTCCCCCCCGAGCGTGGCGTGCACCCCCAGGTCCACGTACGGGGCGACGGCCCCGCCCCCCATCGTGTAGCGCCCTAGCACGCGCGGGGTGTAGCGGTACGAGTCCGAAATGCCTTCGATCTCGGGGTATACCTCCACAGGGTAGTTGCCCCCTTGTATCCCGATCCCCAGGGCCCAGTGCGGCGAAAACTGGTACCCCACCTCCCCAACGAAGACGAACGGAGGGCCTGCCCCTCGCGTGAACTTTCCGCCCCCAAATGGATGCGTCGGGCGCCACGACGACAGGTCGCTCGTAAAATCAGAGAGCCCACCCCCGAGCCTGCCGTAGAACATATCGTCCGCCCGCTGGGATTGGGCGTGTGCGGACGGTAGGAGGACGCCAAACAACAGCCCCACGAGGAGCACCGCCCCCCCTGCCGACAGCACGAGTGTGCGCACAGAACGAAGAGCAACCATGAAGCCAGTTTGGAAATCAGTAGGCTAAAAGCAGAGGCCGCCGGATGTCCCTCATGATCCACATCGTCGTCTGCGCGCCGCCCCGCACAGATCACCTTGAGTGGCTTGACACTGAGGCGTGGACAATCAGAGCAAAGATCTTGCCTCTCCGTTCAACAACCGCTGCCGGCCAATCATCCGCAGTCACAGGACACCCCGACCAGGTCCACATCTGCCCTCTCGTGAGGGCGTAGCACAGGGCCCGATGACGTTGATCATATATCTTCCGTTTGACCAACGAATCACTCAAAACGAGTATTCCTCACTGTTGCCTCAATATTATCTACGTATTGCCAAATTATAAACCACATTGAACGATAACATTATTCTTCGCTGTAATAAATCAAAATAGTCCAATCGTCACAAACGCGTCCTTCGTCTCTCCTTCCTTGGGGAAGGCGTATTGCACTCATTCGACCTCGCCTTGCCCATGCTACGGTATTCTGCACTGCTTCTGGGCGTTCTGCTCGGTGCGCTTTGCTTTTCTCCCACCAGCAGCGCGCAGGACCCCGCTACCGTCCGCGGTGTCGTCACCGATTCCACCGGCGCGCCCCTTCCGGGGGCAAACGTGCGCGTCCAGGGAACTCAGACCGGCGTCTCTGCCGACGCGGACGGGGCCTACGAACTTGCCGCCGTCCGGCCTGGCCGCCGGACAATCGTCTTTTCGTTCGTCGGCTTCGAGAAGGTGTCCCGCACCCTCGAACTCTCTGCCGGCGACACCCGGACGCTCGACATCACGCTGGGCACCGGGACGGTTGGCCTGGAAAACGTCGTGGTAACAGCCCTCGGGGTGGACCGCGAGGAGCGCTCGCTCGGCTATTCCGTGGAACGGGTGTCGGGAAGCGACGTGGCCGAGGCGCCGGAGCCCAACGTCATGAACAACCTGTCCGGGAAGGTCGCGGGCCTGAACGTCACGGGCGGATCCGGCGGCCTGGCCAGCACCCCACGCGTCACCATCCGCGGGGAGTCCTCCCTGGCCGGCTCCAACCGACCCCTCATCGTTGTCGACGGCATCCCGATCGACAACACACCCAACACCCAGGGGTCCGACGCGCAGACCACGCAGGTGGACTTCGGCAACGGCCTCAGCCAGATTAACGCTCAGAACATCTCGGAGATGAGCGTGCTGAAGGGCCCGAGCGCCGCCGCCCTGTACGGCTCGCGGGCGGCAGACGGGGTTATACTCATCGAGACGAAGGACGGCTCGGAGACGGACGGCATTGGGGCGACGGTTCGCACCAGTGTGACGGCCAGCCGCCCCCTCCGGCTGCCGGACTACCAGAACGAGTACAGCTACGGAAATGGAGGCGAATTCGCCTACGTCGACGGCACGAACGCCCCCGGATGGAACTGGGGCGTCCGCATGGACGAAGGGGTCGAACGACCGCAGTGGCAGGGCCCCCGCAACGAGGCAGGCAATTTGGTCCCGACCGAGGTGACCTCTGCGCCCAACAAGGTCCGCAACTTCTTCAACACCGGCACCAACGTCAGCACAGACGTGGCCGTGCGGGGCGGGGGTGAGAACAGCTCGTTCCGAGCCTCCCTCTCTCGAAGCGACCGGACCGGCATCGTCCCCAACACCAACCTCGACCGCACCAGCACGTCCCTGTCGGCCAGCTACGACGTCACCGATGCCCTGACCGTCGACGCCAACGCGAACTACGCGAACACGACGAGCGACAACCTGCCCAGCTCGGGGTACGGATCGGAGTCGATTATGTACTACTTCACCTGGGGCGCCCGCCACGTGGAGAACGATCTTCTGAAAGACTACTGGCAGGAGGAGGGGACCCAGCAGGCGCACTACGACCGCAACTGGACGAACAACCCCTACTTCCAGGTCAACGAGAACACCAACGGTCTTGAGCGGGACCGCCTCTACGGGGGCGTCTCCGCCCGGTACGAGTTTACCGACAACTTAAACCTCCGGGCCCGGACGGGACTCGACTACAGCAATCAGGGGACGAAGCAGCGGAAAGCGTTCAGCTCGATTACCGCCCCCAACGGGTGGCTCCAAGAGGCAGACCGGACGTTCACGGAATGGAATTCCAAC is part of the Salinibacter ruber DSM 13855 genome and encodes:
- a CDS encoding PKD domain-containing protein; translation: MVALRSVRTLVLSAGGAVLLVGLLFGVLLPSAHAQSQRADDMFYGRLGGGLSDFTSDLSSWRPTHPFGGGKFTRGAGPPFVFVGEVGYQFSPHWALGIGIQGGNYPVEVYPEIEGISDSYRYTPRVLGRYTMGGGAVAPYVDLGVHATLGGDRPPTRIGAGPSVGGGVDIRLGRAASLYVESRVNLTVPSGAVDGSDAGTRFDVTGQLLGIGLKVHLTAPTPPRIIRLEGPDTLDTGTSVTFAATVNEEAADRPLDYQWDFGDGATATGRTATHAYDRPGRYVVSFSARNRAGTAEASTAVVAEPPPEPPQIATARATPEPAAAGAAVQFSAAATGGNPIAYEWRFGDGASAEAASPTHTYETPGTYTARLRVSNPDGDDTRTVTVRVARPAGADTSGAAAAAQNSADSSGTGPPAVPPADTSAQERWGIVVASMSEEGQAAPVARRYRERLPEPLRVEVRGAESDRGVRRHRVVIGPFEGTEAAQQVLRERAEMLPSGAWLLRLE
- a CDS encoding SusC/RagA family TonB-linked outer membrane protein, translating into MLRYSALLLGVLLGALCFSPTSSAQDPATVRGVVTDSTGAPLPGANVRVQGTQTGVSADADGAYELAAVRPGRRTIVFSFVGFEKVSRTLELSAGDTRTLDITLGTGTVGLENVVVTALGVDREERSLGYSVERVSGSDVAEAPEPNVMNNLSGKVAGLNVTGGSGGLASTPRVTIRGESSLAGSNRPLIVVDGIPIDNTPNTQGSDAQTTQVDFGNGLSQINAQNISEMSVLKGPSAAALYGSRAADGVILIETKDGSETDGIGATVRTSVTASRPLRLPDYQNEYSYGNGGEFAYVDGTNAPGWNWGVRMDEGVERPQWQGPRNEAGNLVPTEVTSAPNKVRNFFNTGTNVSTDVAVRGGGENSSFRASLSRSDRTGIVPNTNLDRTSTSLSASYDVTDALTVDANANYANTTSDNLPSSGYGSESIMYYFTWGARHVENDLLKDYWQEEGTQQAHYDRNWTNNPYFQVNENTNGLERDRLYGGVSARYEFTDNLNLRARTGLDYSNQGTKQRKAFSSITAPNGWLQEADRTFTEWNSNLLLNYTREVGDFTFEPSVGANFMRQTRRNVQLTAQALSVPDVYNIGNARSNVQADERDEAQEILGVFASGTVSYQDMLFLDLTGRNDWSSTLPLDNNSYFYPSASLSVIVSDLVEVPEFLPLSFAKVRASWAQVGNDTDPFRLTNTYTFGDAWGSTQTVVSEADLANANLQPEITSSYEVGTNLRFYDGRAQLDVTYYRSTTRDQILSVPLAQSTGYNSRLVNAGEIRNTGVETRLQLSPIQDWSGFGWDVSLNWTRNRSTVVELADGIDTFVLGEGPFGGSAQAREGGRMGDIYGRVFDRVEDPSSPHTGEIIYEDGLPQLTDDVEKVGNYNHDWRGGIGSTFSYENLQLNVLFDVRKGGLLYSNTHATGIEGGSLEGTTRARNETVVGDGVVQNDDGTYSENTEEAAYVTWLRTYYDRPNVESNSFDATYVKLRELSLRYNFTPDWLTRAGVQNVGVSVTGRNLFLWTDVPHVDPETTISGGDGQIPGFEVQQIPSTRSFGMNVQLDF